The following are from one region of the Mucilaginibacter terrenus genome:
- the groL gene encoding chaperonin GroEL (60 kDa chaperone family; promotes refolding of misfolded polypeptides especially under stressful conditions; forms two stacked rings of heptamers to form a barrel-shaped 14mer; ends can be capped by GroES; misfolded proteins enter the barrel where they are refolded when GroES binds) yields MAKQVKYNVEARDALKRGVDTLANAVKVTLGPKGRHVIIDKKFGSPSVTKDGVTVAKEIELKDPVENMGAQMVKEVASKTADIAGDGTTTATVLAQAIVTAGIKNVAAGANPMDLKRGIDKAVAAVVENLRSQKQDVGDDFGKIKQVASISANNDEVIGEMIADAMKKVGTSGVITVEEAKGTETEVRTVEGMQFDRGYLSPYFVTNSDKMEVELDNPYILIYDKKISSMKELLPILEKQVQTGKPLLIIAEDLDGEALATLVVNKIRGSLKVAAVKAPGFGDRRKAMLEDIAILTGGTVISEERGYKLESADLSMLGQAEKISVDKDNTTIVNGAGDAEQIKARVGEIRVQIENTTSDYDKEKLQERLAKLSGGVAVLYIGAASEVEMKEKKDRVDDALHATRAAVEEGIVAGGGVAFIRAVAALTELKGANDDENTGIQIIRRAIEEPLRQICQNSGIEGSIVVQKVKEGTADFGYNARTDVYENLIGAGVIDPTKVSRVALENAASIASMLLTTECVLADEPEDDKGGAGMPPMGGGGMGGMM; encoded by the coding sequence ATGGCTAAGCAAGTAAAATATAACGTAGAAGCCCGCGACGCTCTAAAACGCGGTGTTGATACCCTGGCAAATGCAGTAAAGGTTACCTTAGGCCCTAAAGGCCGTCACGTAATCATCGACAAGAAATTTGGTTCACCATCAGTAACTAAGGACGGTGTAACTGTAGCAAAAGAAATTGAACTGAAAGACCCTGTTGAAAACATGGGCGCCCAGATGGTTAAAGAAGTAGCGTCAAAAACTGCTGACATTGCCGGTGATGGTACTACTACTGCAACTGTATTAGCTCAGGCTATTGTTACAGCTGGTATTAAAAACGTTGCCGCCGGTGCAAACCCAATGGACCTTAAACGCGGTATTGACAAGGCAGTTGCTGCTGTTGTTGAGAACCTGCGTTCACAAAAACAAGATGTTGGCGACGATTTCGGCAAGATCAAACAAGTAGCTTCTATTTCTGCTAACAACGACGAAGTTATTGGCGAAATGATAGCTGACGCTATGAAGAAAGTTGGCACCAGCGGTGTTATTACTGTTGAAGAAGCAAAAGGTACTGAAACTGAAGTTAGAACTGTAGAAGGTATGCAGTTTGACCGTGGTTACTTATCTCCATACTTCGTAACCAACTCCGATAAGATGGAAGTAGAATTGGATAACCCATACATCCTTATCTACGACAAGAAGATCTCTTCAATGAAAGAGTTACTTCCTATCCTTGAGAAACAAGTACAAACCGGAAAGCCATTGTTGATCATTGCTGAAGACCTTGACGGCGAAGCGTTAGCTACATTAGTAGTAAACAAGATCCGTGGTTCACTGAAAGTTGCAGCTGTTAAAGCTCCTGGTTTTGGCGACCGTCGTAAAGCTATGCTGGAAGACATTGCTATCCTTACCGGTGGTACTGTAATTTCTGAAGAACGCGGTTACAAACTGGAAAGCGCTGACCTGAGCATGTTAGGCCAGGCAGAAAAAATCTCTGTTGATAAAGACAACACTACCATCGTTAACGGTGCCGGTGATGCAGAGCAGATCAAAGCCCGTGTTGGTGAGATCCGTGTTCAAATTGAGAACACTACATCAGACTACGACAAAGAAAAATTACAGGAACGCCTTGCTAAATTAAGCGGTGGTGTAGCTGTATTATACATTGGCGCAGCTTCTGAAGTAGAAATGAAAGAGAAAAAAGACCGTGTTGACGATGCATTGCACGCAACCCGTGCTGCTGTTGAAGAAGGTATAGTTGCAGGTGGTGGCGTAGCCTTCATCCGCGCTGTTGCTGCTTTAACCGAACTGAAAGGTGCTAACGACGACGAGAACACTGGTATCCAGATCATCCGTCGCGCTATTGAAGAGCCTCTTCGTCAGATCTGCCAGAACTCTGGTATCGAAGGTTCTATAGTTGTGCAGAAAGTTAAAGAAGGCACCGCCGACTTTGGTTACAACGCACGTACCGATGTTTACGAAAACTTAATTGGCGCCGGTGTTATCGACCCAACTAAAGTAAGCCGTGTGGCATTAGAGAACGCAGCTTCTATCGCTTCAATGCTGTTAACTACCGAGTGTGTTCTTGCTGATGAGCCGGAAGACGACAAAGGTGGTGCTGGTATGCCTCCAATGGGCGGCGGCGGCATGGGCGGCATGATGTAA
- the miaB gene encoding tRNA (N6-isopentenyl adenosine(37)-C2)-methylthiotransferase MiaB produces the protein MEFLIQDKAHDESRQGEALVLEPNGKHNGRKLYIESYGCAMNFSDSEIVASILADKGFETTQDFNNADVIFINTCSIRENAEVRVRNRLKEFAGAKFKNPGMVVGVLGCMAERLKAKFLEEEKLVDVVVGPDAYRDLPNLIEQVDGGQRAVNVLLSREETYADISPVRLNTNGINAFVSIMRGCDNMCSFCVVPFTRGRERSRDAHSIVAECKDLFDKGYREVTLLGQNVDSYKWSATTAEDGEALTAGAEVQVVNFASLLEMVALIHPDLRVRFSTSHPKDITDEVLYTIARYDNICNYIHLPVQSGNTRVLELMNRTYTRDWYINRIDAIRRIIPNCAISTDIITGFCTETEEEHQETLSMMDYVKYDFAYMFMYSERPGTLAAKRYADDIPEAVKHRRLKEVVAKQQQYSHVRMQESLGRVERVLIEGFSKKSTNDYAGRSDKNAMVVFPVHEDYKPGQYANVLVERCTTATLIGRIIPQTP, from the coding sequence ATGGAGTTTTTAATACAGGATAAGGCGCACGATGAGAGCAGGCAGGGTGAAGCGCTTGTTTTAGAGCCGAACGGTAAGCACAACGGCCGTAAGCTTTACATAGAAAGCTATGGCTGTGCCATGAACTTTAGCGACAGCGAGATAGTGGCTTCGATACTGGCTGATAAAGGTTTTGAAACCACGCAGGATTTTAACAATGCCGACGTTATCTTCATAAACACCTGTTCTATAAGGGAAAATGCAGAGGTACGCGTACGCAACCGTTTAAAGGAATTTGCCGGTGCCAAGTTTAAAAACCCGGGCATGGTAGTAGGGGTGCTGGGCTGTATGGCCGAGCGTTTAAAGGCAAAATTTTTAGAAGAAGAAAAACTGGTTGACGTAGTTGTAGGCCCCGATGCTTACCGCGATCTGCCAAACCTTATAGAGCAGGTTGACGGAGGGCAGCGGGCAGTAAATGTTTTGCTAAGCCGCGAAGAAACCTACGCCGATATAAGCCCTGTTCGTTTGAATACAAATGGCATCAACGCTTTTGTATCTATTATGCGCGGGTGCGATAATATGTGTTCATTTTGCGTGGTGCCTTTCACCCGTGGCCGCGAACGCAGCCGTGATGCACACTCTATAGTGGCAGAATGCAAGGACCTTTTTGATAAGGGATACCGTGAAGTTACGCTATTAGGGCAAAATGTAGATTCTTACAAGTGGAGTGCTACAACTGCAGAAGATGGTGAAGCACTTACAGCAGGAGCCGAAGTACAGGTAGTAAATTTTGCCAGCCTGCTGGAGATGGTTGCATTGATACACCCCGACCTGCGTGTGCGCTTTTCTACGTCGCACCCGAAGGATATTACTGACGAGGTGCTGTATACCATAGCCAGGTACGACAATATTTGCAACTACATACACCTGCCGGTGCAAAGCGGTAATACCCGTGTGCTGGAACTGATGAACCGTACTTACACCCGCGACTGGTACATTAACAGGATAGACGCGATCCGTCGCATCATCCCTAACTGTGCTATTTCAACGGATATCATTACCGGTTTTTGTACAGAAACGGAAGAAGAACACCAGGAAACATTGAGTATGATGGATTACGTTAAGTACGACTTTGCTTATATGTTTATGTACAGCGAGCGCCCTGGCACTTTAGCCGCAAAGCGTTATGCTGATGATATACCGGAGGCAGTGAAGCACCGCAGGCTAAAAGAGGTGGTTGCCAAGCAGCAGCAGTATTCTCACGTGCGCATGCAGGAATCACTGGGTAGGGTAGAGCGCGTGCTGATAGAAGGTTTTTCAAAAAAATCAACTAACGACTACGCCGGCCGCAGTGATAAGAACGCTATGGTGGTTTTCCCTGTTCATGAAGATTACAAACCAGGGCAGTACGCCAACGTGCTGGTAGAGCGCTGCACAACAGCTACGCTGATAGGAAGAATTATCCCCCAAACCCCCTGA
- a CDS encoding LptE family protein, which translates to MRKRVFLNSLLLAAVVLVFNSCSYKISLNGATIPDDLKTVNVQFFENNAQLVVPTLSQQFTESLKNRIRTQTSISIVRGEANATFSGAITGYSIAPVSIQATNPNNPPIAGASRLTITVSVKYTYDANKKYNFEESFTKSRDFTGDISSQEQQLIQEINKQLTDDIFNRAFNNW; encoded by the coding sequence ATGCGTAAAAGGGTTTTCCTGAATAGTTTGTTATTGGCGGCTGTTGTGCTGGTGTTTAATTCGTGCTCTTATAAAATATCCCTTAACGGCGCTACCATCCCTGATGATCTTAAGACGGTCAACGTACAATTCTTTGAGAACAATGCGCAGTTAGTGGTACCAACACTTAGCCAGCAGTTTACCGAGTCGCTTAAGAACAGGATTCGTACGCAAACCAGTATAAGCATTGTGCGGGGTGAGGCAAATGCTACGTTCTCGGGTGCGATCACCGGCTACAGCATAGCGCCGGTGTCTATCCAGGCAACCAATCCTAACAACCCACCAATAGCAGGCGCCAGCCGTTTAACTATTACGGTTAGCGTTAAATACACTTACGATGCCAATAAAAAGTATAATTTTGAGGAGTCGTTTACAAAATCCAGAGATTTCACGGGCGATATATCATCACAAGAGCAGCAGCTTATACAGGAAATAAACAAGCAGCTTACCGACGATATTTTCAACAGGGCTTTTAATAATTGGTAA
- a CDS encoding mechanosensitive ion channel family protein has translation MELKEFYHDIHVWLVTNGPRFIIGIVLFFAGLWFIKFLRTKLTSRMHKHEVHSSLRPFFLSLSITALYVLLVISVLSVMGYPITIFATLVGALGVAAGLALSGTLQNFAGGVLILLLKPFDVEDHIIAQGQDGRVQGIQLFYTEILTADNKTVIIPNGKLFNEVITNITRQGKRRLDIDFKLNYGADIEQVKGIINNAIKQTPNILDEPASRVGVLTLDADGMHFTIRVWVDPSFFLHTKIALQEKVVNDVKAAGIKLPGMA, from the coding sequence ATGGAGCTAAAAGAATTCTACCACGATATACATGTTTGGCTGGTTACTAACGGCCCCCGGTTCATAATAGGAATAGTACTTTTCTTCGCCGGTTTATGGTTCATTAAATTTTTAAGAACAAAGCTTACCAGCCGCATGCACAAGCATGAGGTTCATTCATCGTTACGCCCCTTCTTTCTTAGTTTAAGTATTACTGCTTTATATGTGCTGTTGGTAATATCGGTGCTTAGCGTAATGGGTTATCCAATAACCATTTTTGCTACGCTGGTAGGTGCCTTAGGTGTAGCTGCCGGTCTGGCTTTATCAGGCACGTTACAAAATTTTGCAGGAGGAGTGCTTATACTCCTGTTAAAACCCTTTGATGTAGAGGATCACATTATAGCACAGGGGCAGGATGGCCGGGTACAGGGCATCCAATTGTTCTACACCGAAATACTTACTGCTGACAACAAAACAGTTATTATACCCAACGGTAAGCTGTTTAACGAGGTGATCACTAATATAACCCGCCAAGGCAAGCGCCGGCTGGATATAGACTTTAAGCTGAACTACGGCGCGGATATAGAGCAGGTAAAAGGCATCATAAACAATGCCATCAAGCAAACGCCTAACATTTTAGATGAGCCTGCATCGCGGGTGGGTGTGCTTACGCTGGACGCCGATGGTATGCATTTTACAATAAGGGTATGGGTTGATCCGTCATTTTTTCTGCATACCAAAATAGCACTGCAGGAAAAAGTTGTGAACGACGTAAAAGCTGCTGGCATTAAGCTGCCGGGAATGGCTTAG
- a CDS encoding sigma-54 interaction domain-containing protein, translating into MEVQEIKQRFGIIGNSPLLNRAIVIANQVAPTDISVLITGESGSGKEVFSHIIHQMSPRKHGPFIAVNCGAIPEGTIDSELFGHEKGAYTGAVGERKGYFETVNGGTIFLDEIAEMPLGTQARLLRVLESGQYIRVGSSKVEKTNVRVIAATNVDVYDAVKAGKFREDLYYRLNTVPLRIPPLRDRKEDIFLLFRKFTADFTDKYRTPPIQLDDEAQQVLINYSWPGNVRQLKNMAEQLAVLERDRVITAPTLLTYIPHEASRSNLPMRLDAQPKEDFSERDILYKVLFDMKRDMVELKKLVADIIEHGGVSPNYANHTQTLNQLYRDIELPVNNHTEPQFTLQQPVNNNAANNGNNNDAFHITHDAEEVEESLSLVDKESDLIRKALKKHKGKRKLAANELGISERTLYRKIKELNL; encoded by the coding sequence ATGGAAGTACAAGAAATAAAACAACGCTTCGGGATAATTGGCAATTCGCCTTTGCTTAACCGGGCTATAGTTATAGCTAACCAGGTTGCACCGACTGATATCTCTGTTTTAATAACGGGAGAGAGCGGCAGTGGTAAGGAAGTATTTTCGCACATTATTCACCAGATGAGCCCGCGCAAGCACGGGCCTTTCATTGCCGTGAACTGCGGTGCAATACCTGAAGGTACTATTGACTCCGAACTTTTCGGTCACGAAAAGGGCGCTTACACCGGCGCCGTTGGCGAACGTAAAGGCTACTTTGAAACAGTTAACGGCGGTACCATCTTTTTAGATGAGATTGCCGAGATGCCACTGGGTACACAGGCCCGCCTGCTAAGGGTGCTGGAGTCTGGTCAGTACATCCGTGTTGGCTCATCCAAAGTAGAGAAGACCAACGTGCGGGTTATCGCCGCTACCAACGTAGATGTATACGACGCCGTAAAGGCAGGAAAGTTCCGCGAGGATCTTTACTATCGTTTAAATACAGTGCCGTTGCGCATACCACCCCTTCGCGACCGGAAAGAAGATATTTTCTTGCTGTTCCGCAAGTTTACGGCAGATTTTACTGATAAGTACCGCACGCCACCTATTCAGCTTGATGATGAGGCACAACAGGTACTCATTAATTACTCGTGGCCCGGCAACGTGCGCCAGCTGAAGAATATGGCAGAGCAGCTGGCTGTGCTGGAACGTGACAGGGTAATTACAGCGCCTACTTTGTTAACTTATATACCGCATGAAGCCAGCCGCAGCAATTTGCCAATGCGTTTGGATGCGCAGCCAAAGGAAGATTTCTCTGAAAGGGACATCCTTTACAAAGTGTTGTTCGACATGAAGCGGGATATGGTCGAGCTTAAAAAGCTGGTTGCAGATATTATTGAGCATGGAGGTGTATCGCCAAACTATGCCAACCATACACAAACGCTTAACCAGTTATACAGGGATATTGAGTTGCCTGTAAACAACCATACCGAGCCACAATTTACTTTGCAACAGCCCGTTAATAACAACGCGGCCAATAACGGCAACAACAATGATGCTTTCCATATTACGCACGATGCGGAAGAAGTAGAAGAGTCGTTGTCGCTGGTTGATAAAGAATCGGACCTGATACGTAAGGCTTTGAAAAAGCACAAGGGCAAACGCAAGCTTGCCGCAAATGAGCTTGGCATATCAGAACGTACACTGTACCGCAAGATAAAAGAACTTAATTTATAA
- a CDS encoding co-chaperone GroES — translation MSLNIKPSADRVVVQAAAAETKTASGIYIPETAQEKPQKGTIVAVGPGKYADNTGTLIPMTTKVGDEVLYGKYAGTEISVDGKEYLIMRESDIYAVFNQ, via the coding sequence ATGTCATTAAACATTAAACCAAGTGCAGACAGGGTAGTCGTGCAGGCTGCTGCTGCCGAAACTAAGACCGCTTCTGGTATTTACATTCCTGAAACTGCTCAGGAGAAACCACAAAAAGGAACTATTGTAGCGGTGGGCCCGGGTAAATATGCCGACAACACAGGTACACTTATCCCAATGACCACTAAAGTTGGCGACGAAGTATTATACGGTAAATACGCCGGTACCGAGATCTCTGTTGACGGTAAGGAGTATCTGATCATGCGCGAATCTGACATTTACGCTGTTTTTAACCAATAA
- a CDS encoding AsmA family protein gives MAGKLIRHKWQKVLLIVFTILLLLVFIPALLINHYWSPILSDKVKTAILEKTDSLYRVDYTNASLHVLKGEVIFYDITLTPDTAVYRRKVKQGFGPNNLYKLHVKRLVVSHIHPFTLYFKKKLDISRITLSAPELEVSYNPVRQRDTTTKDKRTLWQKISKSLKLIHVGDIYLNDVQFKYKDYSGSKLQVSQLKELNLKATDLLIDSATQTDRSRLLYCADIGAEVYNYTGKSADGLYTYHVKSAKLSTQTSALTLEDVNLKPVNSKMFFDDSQQDRFTLHFDTVQLKRFDFLTYHKFHTFNTANLILTKGSFSVYSNPNAAIKKTDRIVTFPQYGLKTIKAAVNIDTLRLRHIDVYYNEFGQQSKQRGYVAFNNTNGTITNITNNKDSLAKNHRAVALLNTNFMNQGKMRLKFAFNLTDPAYSYSYSGHLGAVSMPAVNPATMPLAMVKITSGQLNSLDFDINSTSKVSTGKVTLLYNNLKIKMLKADTIKTYKNKTLASLFVNSLIIKHDNPDDGEAVPRSANVRFVRPPTFPFFKTVWQTLFSGIKPNAGVGRAKEEQALKEMDKHDKKVKERALKKAEKAKKKAEEEAKKAREELEKKRKEAAKKHQKN, from the coding sequence ATGGCGGGTAAGTTAATCAGGCATAAATGGCAAAAGGTACTTCTTATTGTATTTACAATTTTACTGCTGCTGGTATTTATACCAGCGCTGCTCATAAACCACTACTGGTCGCCCATCCTGTCTGATAAGGTAAAAACCGCAATACTGGAAAAAACCGACAGCCTTTACCGGGTAGACTACACCAACGCCAGTCTGCATGTTTTAAAGGGCGAGGTAATATTTTATGACATTACCTTAACGCCCGACACGGCAGTTTACCGCCGAAAAGTAAAACAGGGGTTTGGACCAAACAACCTTTACAAGCTGCATGTGAAACGGCTGGTGGTGTCGCACATACACCCTTTTACCCTGTACTTTAAAAAGAAACTGGACATTAGCCGGATAACGTTAAGCGCTCCTGAGCTGGAAGTAAGCTACAACCCGGTGCGGCAGCGCGACACCACTACCAAGGACAAGCGTACCCTTTGGCAAAAAATATCTAAATCGTTAAAGCTGATTCATGTTGGCGATATATACCTTAACGACGTGCAATTTAAATACAAGGATTACTCCGGATCAAAGCTGCAGGTTTCTCAGTTAAAAGAGCTCAACTTAAAAGCTACCGACCTGTTGATAGACTCGGCTACACAGACAGACCGCAGCAGGCTGTTGTACTGCGCAGACATTGGCGCCGAGGTGTACAATTATACAGGCAAATCTGCCGATGGGCTTTATACTTATCATGTAAAATCGGCAAAGCTGTCTACACAAACATCAGCGTTAACACTGGAAGATGTGAACCTTAAACCGGTTAATTCAAAGATGTTCTTTGACGACAGCCAGCAAGACAGGTTTACCCTGCACTTTGACACCGTACAGCTTAAACGGTTTGATTTTTTGACGTACCACAAGTTCCATACTTTTAACACGGCCAATTTGATCCTGACCAAAGGCTCATTTTCTGTATACAGCAATCCAAATGCGGCTATTAAAAAAACCGACCGGATAGTTACCTTCCCCCAATATGGATTAAAAACCATTAAGGCAGCTGTAAACATTGACACGCTTAGGCTGCGGCATATTGATGTTTACTATAACGAGTTTGGACAGCAGTCGAAACAACGGGGGTATGTTGCCTTTAACAATACAAACGGCACCATTACCAACATCACCAACAATAAAGACAGCCTTGCTAAAAACCACCGTGCTGTAGCATTGCTTAACACTAATTTCATGAACCAGGGCAAAATGCGCCTGAAATTTGCCTTCAACCTTACCGACCCTGCTTATAGTTACAGCTACAGCGGGCATTTGGGTGCGGTATCTATGCCTGCAGTTAACCCGGCTACTATGCCGCTCGCCATGGTAAAGATAACCTCAGGACAGCTAAACAGCCTCGACTTTGATATTAACAGCACCAGCAAGGTCTCTACCGGTAAAGTAACGTTGTTGTATAATAACCTTAAAATAAAGATGCTTAAGGCCGACACCATTAAGACCTATAAGAATAAAACACTGGCATCTCTCTTTGTAAATTCGCTCATCATTAAACACGATAACCCAGACGATGGCGAGGCCGTACCCAGATCGGCCAATGTGAGGTTCGTGCGGCCCCCTACCTTCCCGTTCTTTAAAACGGTATGGCAAACGCTGTTCAGCGGAATTAAGCCTAATGCAGGAGTTGGCCGCGCCAAAGAGGAACAGGCGTTAAAAGAGATGGACAAGCACGACAAGAAAGTAAAAGAGCGTGCCTTGAAAAAAGCTGAAAAAGCAAAAAAGAAAGCTGAAGAAGAAGCCAAAAAAGCGCGCGAAGAACTGGAGAAAAAACGTAAAGAAGCAGCTAAAAAGCACCAGAAAAATTAA
- the secG gene encoding preprotein translocase subunit SecG: MASLLIIITIIICVLLGFIVLIQNPKGGGLSSNFSSSSQLMGVQKTGDFLEKGTWVLAIAIMVLSLVINVSVKGGGGQRSEDPALMEQIKKASKPANTAPAAAPINLPTTPATTPAPAPKK, from the coding sequence ATGGCTTCATTATTAATAATCATTACCATCATTATATGTGTCCTTTTAGGATTCATCGTGTTAATCCAAAACCCTAAAGGCGGCGGTTTATCTTCAAATTTTTCAAGCTCATCTCAACTAATGGGTGTGCAGAAAACCGGCGATTTCCTGGAAAAAGGTACCTGGGTTTTAGCTATAGCCATAATGGTATTATCACTTGTTATTAACGTATCAGTTAAAGGTGGCGGCGGCCAGCGTTCAGAAGATCCTGCTTTGATGGAGCAGATCAAGAAAGCTTCTAAACCTGCAAATACAGCGCCTGCGGCAGCACCAATCAACCTGCCAACTACACCGGCTACAACTCCGGCTCCTGCTCCAAAGAAATAA